Proteins encoded by one window of Clostridium perfringens:
- the feoB gene encoding ferrous iron transport protein B: MLTIALAGNPNCGKTSLFNLLTKSRQHIGNWPGVTVEKKEGTLKFKGESYKVIDLPGTYSLGAYSEDEIVARNYILKDKPDVVINVVDATNLERNLYLTTQLIEMGANVVIALNMIDQAEALNIEIDTNKLSKRLGVPIIKTSALKNRGIEELIETSIHSKKNEKLININYGEDIENEIKNLSSLLEAYKNKLEFPVNWTALKLLENDEYIKDKVKQLNSPSIFNKLEESNKTIEKNIGFEADMSIVDKRYSFISSITEDVIKKPSEKKVTTTEKIDKIVTNKYLGIPIFALIMYCLYELTFIIGAGIQEWFGDLIAKAGVIVSEWFSNMGAPELLVGFINDGLFGGVGAVLSFLPLIMVMYFLLGLLEDSGYMARAAYVMDRLMRGLGLHGKTFVSMIVSVGCNVPGIMSTRTLENKKDRMIAILINPFISCGARMPIYAVFVEAFFPTHQGLVLFSLYVLGIIVALISGKIFSKTLFKGESSYFVMELPAYRMPSIKNVFLLMWEKAGAFFKKAGMIIFPMMIVLWALSVLPLGVEPNSEHSILGMIGSFVAPLFVLAGYGTWQAGVSLITGILAKESVVATMGMVYAGVEEGEALINVIQQVFTPLSAISFLVMTLLYTPCLAALGAIKRETNSMKWTIFSAVYTFVIALVLSTLVYQVGLLLGFQ; this comes from the coding sequence AGGTGAAAGCTACAAGGTAATTGATTTACCAGGAACTTATAGCTTAGGAGCATACTCAGAAGATGAGATTGTTGCTAGAAATTACATATTAAAGGACAAACCTGATGTGGTTATAAATGTTGTGGATGCAACTAATCTAGAAAGAAACCTTTACCTTACTACTCAGCTTATAGAAATGGGAGCAAATGTGGTTATTGCCCTTAATATGATTGACCAAGCTGAGGCTTTAAATATAGAAATTGATACAAATAAACTTTCTAAAAGATTAGGTGTTCCTATTATAAAAACATCAGCTTTAAAAAATAGAGGAATAGAAGAATTAATAGAAACTTCTATACATTCAAAAAAGAATGAAAAACTTATTAATATAAATTATGGTGAAGATATTGAAAATGAAATAAAAAACCTTTCTTCTTTGCTAGAAGCATATAAAAATAAATTGGAGTTCCCTGTTAATTGGACAGCTTTAAAACTTTTAGAAAATGATGAATATATAAAAGATAAAGTAAAACAATTAAATTCTCCAAGTATATTTAATAAGCTTGAAGAAAGTAATAAGACCATAGAAAAAAATATAGGCTTTGAAGCAGATATGTCTATTGTTGATAAAAGATATTCTTTTATATCATCAATTACTGAAGATGTAATAAAGAAACCTAGTGAAAAGAAAGTAACAACTACTGAAAAAATAGATAAAATAGTTACAAACAAATATTTAGGAATCCCTATTTTCGCACTTATTATGTATTGTTTATATGAATTAACCTTTATTATTGGTGCTGGAATTCAAGAATGGTTTGGAGATCTTATAGCTAAAGCAGGTGTAATTGTATCTGAATGGTTTTCTAATATGGGTGCTCCTGAATTACTAGTAGGATTTATAAATGATGGACTATTTGGTGGTGTAGGTGCTGTTCTTTCTTTCTTACCATTAATTATGGTTATGTACTTCTTATTAGGACTTTTAGAAGACAGTGGATACATGGCAAGAGCTGCTTACGTTATGGATAGACTTATGAGAGGTTTAGGATTACATGGAAAAACCTTCGTCTCTATGATAGTTTCCGTTGGATGTAATGTTCCTGGAATAATGTCTACTAGAACCTTAGAAAACAAAAAGGATAGAATGATAGCTATACTTATTAATCCATTTATATCCTGTGGTGCTAGAATGCCTATATATGCTGTATTCGTTGAAGCATTCTTCCCTACTCATCAAGGTTTAGTATTATTTAGTTTATATGTGCTAGGTATTATAGTTGCCTTAATAAGTGGAAAAATATTTAGCAAAACTCTATTTAAAGGTGAATCTTCATATTTTGTAATGGAGCTTCCTGCTTATAGAATGCCATCTATAAAGAATGTATTCCTATTAATGTGGGAAAAAGCAGGTGCTTTCTTCAAGAAAGCTGGAATGATTATATTCCCAATGATGATAGTTCTTTGGGCCTTATCTGTATTACCACTAGGAGTTGAACCAAATAGTGAACACTCTATTTTAGGTATGATTGGTAGCTTTGTTGCTCCATTATTTGTACTAGCTGGATATGGAACATGGCAAGCTGGTGTATCATTAATAACTGGTATATTAGCTAAAGAATCAGTAGTTGCAACAATGGGTATGGTTTATGCTGGAGTTGAAGAAGGGGAAGCCTTAATAAATGTAATTCAACAGGTATTTACTCCACTTTCAGCAATTTCATTCTTAGTTATGACTCTTTTATATACTCCTTGCTTAGCAGCCTTAGGGGCAATAAAAAGGGAAACTAATTCTATGAAATGGACTATATTCTCTGCTGTATATACATTTGTAATTGCCTTAGTTTTATCAACACTTGTATATCAAGTTGGATTATTGCTAGGTTTTCAATAA
- a CDS encoding S8 family serine peptidase gives MKEQKKQMKRFLSSTLNGLVVLALIMPSSVGTNVMAEEIQNGTSHTVRNLENIARDELYFKYQNPNEVVRVIVELEKPAAIEEAKAEGEKKPSEAKIQEVKEEQKDAKDEAEEITGEKINKSFGTLINGFSIDTKVKDIEELKKIDGVKSVKVVKTYYPAMNSAKDLTQAVETWKELGLKGEGMVVSIIDSGIDPNHKDMKITDSSKAKLKKENLKDGPGKYFTEKIPYGYNFADENENIIDTHPKVDMHGMHVAGIVAANGSDEEVAKNEAIKGVAPEAQLLAMKVFSNNPNRQGAAEDDIVAAIEESVNQGADIINMSLGSSAGFQKEDDPEQIAVKKAVDAGVVVVVAAGNSQYSTAPYKVPDIKDTGLVGAPGTAKDALTVANYHNSKMLLPTISFEDNGEAVNIPFMLSGEENSLNLDKDFDLVDCGLGKVQDFKGKDLKGKVALIKRGEITFIDKNLNAQAAGAEGVIIYNGDGDESFINMATDPKVKIPSVFVKNSDGEKFKNAINKSLKIKFTNNKILVASSDAGDFVESSSWGPTPSLDFKPQISAPGGNIYSTINDNKYGIKTGTSMAAPHVAGGETLIVEGLKKENPNLKGRDLVELAKNTAISTSKIEMDKNNPKIPYSPRRQGAGLMQIEEALKNKVVVLDENNNSTVALKQIGNEKEFTLTLKNYGDKEAEYDVENLGGVLTETSDILKTMSHDVRIEGANLKFDKNKVIVPAKGTETLKVKLTIPKVVSEDRFVEGFIKLTGKDVPSLSVPFIGYYGDWGKDQIIEAMNWDSNNQKFIVPSEVLTNLNGAIGYKLGLGAKDEKGNLKVDPSKIAISPDGNGNGDIIAPYLYYLRNAKVTELELLDKDKKSLGVIGHEDYIRKEEYSEPSGSGKAPNLFENLTWDGKLYNQSTGEKEVVPEGQYYLNIKSKVDYDNAKDQEVVVPVQVDLTAPNIEITSGDKVLGNKDDNEVDYKLEWTAKDNVSIIPDIATVYVNGKSVRANISENNGTYSCDIKLKNNALNEVKIAMNDTAFNLGEVSKNIKVESSDPLIKFEGNFGTATLSVDNSLEYLVKGVVLGPVKEFKLNNEDVKVNEDGTFIHKVSLKEGMNKVNIYAKDENGNVLYNYASNILCDTKAPIINLSSPKIESDGIVITNEDKINIKGTVEDNTLGYKFYKNDTIQLEVEERAKPGNDSTRREFSYEVPVKDGDIIVLKAVDVLGHETLRKLTVKVDKNAPEVTIGGVSDQGIYNSDVTPKVVSNEDVEISYLLNGKDYDGKTPISEDGNYELIVKATDKAGNKTEVKTNFTIDKTPANISVNNIEEGKVYNEEIIPEIASNEEATFKYTLNGKEYDGKSSIKEDGDYVLNVQATDKAGNVSNKEVKFSIDRTPTNIFVTGVEEGKVYNEPVTPIIEIDDKDATLKYTLNGKEYDGKSRIDEDGKYILKVEALDKAGNPSEKVINFAIDRSSLKNSEKDDPNNNKKYNEPIDEEIVQKPEVKTDSKEELNANKLKEENKVSEENKSNEENSVKDEKLLKKEGTLPTTGQVLGGSMLSLLGAIMASVGAVFLKRKNKNKEE, from the coding sequence ATGAAGGAACAGAAAAAACAGATGAAGAGGTTTTTATCCTCAACGCTCAATGGTTTGGTGGTATTGGCTCTTATAATGCCTAGTAGTGTAGGAACTAATGTAATGGCAGAGGAAATTCAAAATGGGACAAGCCATACAGTAAGAAATTTAGAGAATATTGCTAGGGATGAACTTTATTTTAAGTATCAAAATCCAAATGAAGTAGTAAGAGTTATAGTTGAACTTGAAAAGCCAGCAGCTATAGAGGAAGCTAAGGCTGAAGGTGAGAAAAAACCATCTGAAGCAAAAATTCAAGAAGTAAAAGAAGAACAAAAAGATGCTAAGGATGAAGCAGAAGAAATTACAGGAGAAAAGATAAATAAAAGCTTTGGAACCTTAATAAATGGATTCAGTATCGATACAAAAGTAAAAGATATAGAGGAATTAAAGAAAATCGATGGTGTAAAAAGCGTAAAAGTTGTAAAGACTTATTATCCAGCTATGAATTCTGCTAAAGATTTAACACAGGCAGTAGAAACTTGGAAAGAGTTAGGCTTAAAAGGTGAAGGAATGGTTGTTTCTATTATAGATTCAGGAATAGATCCAAATCATAAAGATATGAAAATAACAGATTCATCAAAAGCTAAGCTTAAAAAAGAAAATTTAAAAGATGGACCAGGAAAATATTTTACAGAAAAAATTCCATATGGATATAATTTTGCTGATGAAAATGAAAATATTATAGATACACATCCAAAAGTAGATATGCATGGAATGCATGTAGCAGGAATAGTTGCTGCCAATGGAAGTGATGAAGAGGTTGCTAAAAATGAGGCAATAAAAGGAGTAGCACCAGAAGCACAATTATTAGCTATGAAAGTTTTTTCAAACAATCCTAATAGACAAGGAGCTGCTGAGGATGATATAGTAGCAGCCATTGAGGAATCTGTTAATCAAGGAGCAGACATAATAAATATGAGTTTAGGATCTTCTGCTGGATTCCAAAAAGAAGATGATCCAGAACAAATAGCAGTTAAAAAGGCTGTGGATGCTGGGGTAGTCGTTGTTGTGGCTGCTGGAAATTCACAATATTCAACGGCTCCATACAAGGTTCCAGATATAAAGGATACTGGTTTAGTAGGAGCTCCTGGAACTGCAAAGGATGCACTTACAGTAGCAAACTATCATAATAGTAAGATGTTATTACCAACAATAAGCTTTGAAGATAATGGTGAAGCAGTTAATATACCATTTATGTTATCAGGAGAAGAAAATAGTCTTAATTTAGATAAAGACTTTGATTTAGTAGATTGTGGACTTGGAAAGGTACAAGATTTTAAAGGAAAAGATTTAAAGGGAAAAGTTGCCTTAATAAAAAGAGGGGAAATTACTTTTATAGATAAAAATTTAAATGCACAGGCAGCTGGTGCTGAAGGGGTAATAATATACAATGGAGATGGTGATGAGTCATTTATAAATATGGCAACAGATCCAAAGGTTAAAATTCCATCAGTATTTGTTAAAAATTCAGATGGGGAAAAATTTAAAAATGCTATTAATAAAAGTTTAAAAATAAAGTTTACAAACAATAAAATATTAGTTGCAAGTAGTGATGCTGGTGATTTTGTTGAATCATCATCATGGGGACCTACTCCAAGCTTAGACTTTAAACCACAAATATCTGCACCAGGTGGAAATATATATTCAACTATAAATGATAATAAATATGGTATTAAGACTGGTACATCAATGGCAGCGCCACATGTTGCTGGAGGAGAAACATTAATAGTTGAAGGGCTTAAAAAGGAAAATCCAAATCTTAAGGGAAGAGATTTAGTAGAATTAGCAAAAAATACAGCAATAAGTACTTCTAAGATAGAGATGGATAAAAATAATCCTAAGATACCTTATTCACCTAGAAGACAAGGAGCTGGTCTTATGCAAATAGAGGAAGCTCTTAAAAATAAGGTTGTAGTATTAGATGAAAATAATAATTCTACTGTGGCATTAAAGCAAATAGGAAATGAGAAAGAATTTACATTAACATTAAAAAATTATGGAGATAAAGAAGCTGAGTATGATGTTGAAAATTTAGGTGGAGTTTTAACAGAAACTAGTGATATTTTAAAGACTATGTCTCATGATGTAAGAATTGAGGGGGCAAATCTTAAGTTTGATAAAAATAAAGTTATTGTTCCAGCTAAGGGTACAGAAACTTTAAAAGTGAAATTAACAATACCTAAAGTCGTTTCAGAGGATAGATTTGTTGAAGGATTTATTAAACTTACAGGAAAAGATGTTCCATCATTATCAGTTCCTTTCATAGGATATTATGGAGACTGGGGAAAAGATCAAATAATAGAAGCTATGAATTGGGATAGTAACAATCAAAAGTTCATAGTTCCATCAGAAGTATTAACAAATTTAAATGGAGCAATTGGGTACAAGCTAGGTTTAGGAGCAAAGGATGAAAAGGGAAATCTTAAAGTAGATCCTAGTAAAATAGCAATATCTCCAGATGGAAATGGAAATGGTGATATCATAGCTCCATATTTATATTATTTAAGAAATGCTAAGGTAACTGAATTAGAGTTATTAGATAAAGATAAAAAATCCTTAGGAGTTATAGGACATGAAGATTATATAAGAAAAGAGGAATATAGTGAACCAAGTGGAAGTGGAAAAGCTCCAAACTTATTTGAGAACTTAACTTGGGATGGAAAGCTATATAACCAAAGTACAGGAGAAAAGGAAGTTGTACCAGAAGGACAATATTATTTAAATATAAAATCAAAAGTTGATTATGATAATGCTAAAGATCAAGAGGTAGTTGTTCCAGTACAAGTTGACCTTACTGCACCTAATATTGAAATAACTTCAGGAGACAAAGTATTAGGTAATAAGGATGATAATGAAGTAGATTATAAATTAGAATGGACTGCTAAGGACAATGTTTCTATTATACCAGATATAGCTACAGTATATGTAAATGGTAAAAGTGTAAGAGCTAATATAAGTGAAAATAATGGCACTTATAGTTGTGACATAAAGTTAAAAAATAATGCTTTAAACGAAGTTAAGATAGCTATGAATGATACAGCATTTAACTTAGGGGAAGTATCTAAGAATATAAAGGTTGAATCTTCAGATCCATTAATAAAATTTGAAGGTAACTTTGGAACTGCTACTTTAAGTGTTGATAATTCTTTAGAATATCTAGTAAAGGGAGTAGTTTTAGGTCCAGTAAAAGAATTTAAGTTAAATAATGAAGATGTTAAGGTAAATGAAGATGGAACTTTTATACATAAAGTTTCTTTAAAAGAAGGTATGAATAAAGTTAATATTTATGCTAAAGATGAAAATGGAAATGTATTATATAATTATGCTAGTAATATATTATGTGATACTAAAGCACCTATAATAAACTTATCATCTCCAAAGATAGAATCAGATGGTATAGTTATAACTAATGAAGATAAAATAAATATAAAAGGTACTGTTGAGGATAACACATTAGGATATAAGTTCTATAAAAATGATACTATTCAATTAGAAGTTGAAGAGAGAGCTAAGCCAGGAAATGATAGCACAAGAAGAGAGTTTTCATATGAAGTTCCTGTAAAAGATGGAGATATTATAGTATTAAAGGCCGTTGATGTATTAGGTCATGAAACTCTTAGAAAGCTTACTGTTAAGGTTGATAAAAATGCTCCAGAAGTGACAATTGGAGGAGTATCAGATCAAGGAATATATAATAGTGATGTAACTCCGAAGGTAGTTTCTAATGAAGATGTAGAAATTAGTTACTTATTAAATGGAAAAGATTATGATGGAAAAACTCCTATTTCAGAGGATGGAAACTATGAGTTAATTGTAAAGGCTACAGATAAAGCTGGAAATAAAACAGAAGTAAAAACTAACTTTACTATAGATAAAACACCAGCAAATATTTCCGTTAATAATATTGAAGAGGGAAAAGTATATAATGAAGAAATTATTCCTGAAATAGCTAGTAATGAAGAAGCTACTTTTAAATATACTTTAAACGGAAAAGAATATGATGGTAAATCTAGTATAAAAGAAGATGGTGACTATGTTTTAAATGTACAAGCAACAGATAAAGCTGGAAATGTATCAAATAAAGAAGTTAAGTTTTCTATAGATAGAACACCTACTAATATATTTGTAACTGGAGTTGAAGAGGGTAAAGTTTATAATGAACCTGTTACTCCAATAATTGAGATTGATGATAAGGATGCAACTTTAAAATATACTTTAAATGGAAAAGAATATGACGGAAAATCAAGAATAGATGAAGATGGTAAGTATATCTTAAAGGTTGAAGCTTTAGATAAAGCAGGAAACCCATCAGAAAAAGTTATTAACTTTGCTATAGACAGAAGTTCCTTAAAAAATTCAGAAAAGGATGATCCAAATAACAATAAGAAATATAATGAACCTATTGATGAGGAAATAGTACAAAAGCCTGAAGTTAAAACTGATTCAAAAGAGGAATTAAATGCTAATAAGCTTAAAGAAGAGAATAAAGTTAGTGAAGAAAATAAAAGTAATGAAGAGAACTCAGTTAAAGATGAAAAACTTCTTAAGAAAGAAGGAACATTGCCAACAACAGGACAAGTTCTTGGAGGATCTATGCTATCTTTATTAGGAGCTATAATGGCTTCAGTTGGAGCTGTTTTCTTAAAAAGAAAAAATAAAAACAAGGAAGAATAG
- a CDS encoding glycoside hydrolase family 16 protein, producing MNRKGVLRFMFVFMLLLLLPFTISKAKDFPANPIEKAGYKLDFSDEFNGPTLDREKWTDYYLPHWCKDPESAKANYRFENGSLVEYITEDQKPWCPEHDGTVRSSAIMSFDKSWIHNFSGTTDNHERNEWRGYTTKYGYFEIRAKLSNTGGGGHQAWWMVGMQDDTNDWFNSKQTGEIDILETFFSKKDTWRIAAYGWNDPNFQTSWTISEDKVPSGDPTSEYHIYAMEWTPTALKFYYDNELFKVIYGSPDYEMGTILNIYTDAGSGVHNDVWPKEWAIDYMRVWKPVDGYKESESLNNYLIRNRQTGKFLYIEENNDKVSYGDITLKNEKNAKWSKEYRDGYTLLKNNETGEYLNIENQTGYIEHGKVPKTWWSAQWSEVPVDGYTRFVNRWKPNMSIHTESYEGVLQYGNVPNTYWTSQWQLIPVE from the coding sequence TTGAATAGAAAAGGTGTATTAAGATTTATGTTTGTCTTTATGTTACTATTGTTGCTACCGTTTACTATTTCAAAAGCAAAGGATTTTCCAGCAAATCCAATTGAAAAAGCTGGATATAAACTAGATTTTTCTGATGAGTTCAATGGTCCTACATTAGATAGAGAAAAATGGACTGATTATTATTTACCACATTGGTGCAAGGATCCTGAAAGTGCTAAGGCTAATTATCGCTTTGAAAATGGATCACTTGTTGAATATATAACTGAAGATCAGAAACCATGGTGCCCAGAGCATGATGGAACTGTTAGATCATCTGCCATAATGTCTTTTGATAAAAGTTGGATACATAATTTTAGTGGAACAACTGATAATCATGAAAGAAATGAGTGGAGAGGTTATACAACTAAATATGGATACTTTGAAATTCGTGCTAAGTTATCTAACACAGGTGGTGGAGGCCATCAAGCTTGGTGGATGGTTGGTATGCAGGATGATACTAATGATTGGTTCAATTCAAAACAAACAGGTGAAATTGATATATTAGAAACTTTCTTTAGTAAAAAAGATACATGGAGAATCGCTGCATATGGATGGAATGATCCAAACTTCCAAACATCTTGGACTATTTCAGAAGATAAAGTTCCATCAGGAGATCCAACTTCTGAATATCATATTTATGCAATGGAATGGACTCCTACTGCTTTGAAATTTTATTATGATAATGAATTATTTAAGGTTATATATGGTTCACCAGACTATGAAATGGGGACAATTTTAAATATATACACAGATGCAGGTTCAGGTGTTCATAATGATGTTTGGCCTAAGGAATGGGCAATTGATTATATGAGAGTTTGGAAACCAGTAGATGGATATAAAGAGAGTGAAAGTTTAAATAATTACTTAATAAGAAATAGACAAACAGGAAAATTCCTTTATATTGAAGAAAATAATGATAAAGTGTCTTATGGGGACATAACTTTAAAAAATGAAAAAAATGCAAAATGGAGTAAAGAATATAGAGATGGATACACTTTATTAAAGAATAATGAAACAGGAGAATATTTAAATATAGAAAACCAAACTGGATATATAGAACATGGTAAGGTTCCAAAAACTTGGTGGAGTGCTCAATGGAGTGAAGTACCAGTAGATGGATATACAAGGTTTGTTAACAGATGGAAGCCTAATATGTCAATACATACAGAAAGTTATGAAGGCGTTTTACAGTATGGAAATGTTCCAAATACTTATTGGACAAGTCAATGGCAACTTATTCCTGTAGAATAA
- a CDS encoding HAD family hydrolase gives MNKGYRAIFFDWDGTAVTSRKVPVDEIVSRMKGLLNKGIKLAIISGTTIENIAGGRLQDYFTEKELENLFLGLGRGAYNYKFNKNKNLELFNNMIPEKSVLLDVHKACFDIHMKLLEDYDYKTDIVFSRPNYCKIDLMVDNNRGEQLFLQENEVDILKENLTRHGFNEGILGLIKISEEIGEKYGLDLVVTTDAKYLEVGVSSKSDNVNTILRYFKDEFGILPEECSFWGDEYIGIDEGLYGSDSFMITDSSKSGDFFDVSNLKGKRPEEVIILSGGVERFLEFLSSQENL, from the coding sequence ATGAATAAGGGGTATAGAGCTATCTTTTTTGATTGGGATGGTACTGCTGTAACTTCTAGGAAGGTACCAGTAGATGAAATAGTTTCGAGAATGAAGGGTTTACTTAATAAGGGAATAAAACTAGCAATAATTAGTGGAACTACTATTGAAAATATTGCTGGTGGAAGATTACAAGATTACTTTACTGAAAAAGAATTAGAAAATTTATTTTTAGGCTTAGGTAGAGGGGCATACAATTATAAATTTAATAAAAATAAAAATTTAGAGTTATTCAATAATATGATACCAGAAAAATCAGTTCTTTTAGATGTTCATAAGGCTTGTTTTGATATTCATATGAAGCTTTTAGAAGACTATGATTATAAGACGGATATAGTTTTTAGCAGACCTAATTATTGTAAAATAGATCTTATGGTCGATAATAATAGAGGAGAGCAACTATTTCTTCAAGAAAATGAGGTTGATATATTAAAAGAAAATTTAACTAGGCATGGATTTAATGAGGGGATTTTAGGACTTATTAAAATCTCTGAGGAAATAGGAGAGAAATACGGCTTAGATTTAGTAGTAACAACAGATGCTAAATACTTAGAAGTTGGAGTTTCTAGCAAAAGTGATAATGTAAATACAATTTTAAGGTATTTTAAAGATGAATTTGGAATATTACCAGAAGAATGTAGCTTTTGGGGAGATGAATACATAGGAATTGATGAGGGATTATATGGTAGTGATAGTTTTATGATTACTGATTCATCAAAAAGTGGAGATTTCTTTGATGTTTCTAATTTAAAAGGAAAAAGACCAGAAGAAGTAATAATTTTATCAGGGGGCGTTGAAAGATTCTTGGAATTTTTAAGTTCACAAGAAAATTTATAA
- a CDS encoding glycoside hydrolase family 65 protein, whose translation MEDYREPIYKIEPWNITEEEFLLKNNYRNETTFSLANGYIGTRGTFEEEYDFDVETGLEGNFVNGFYESEHIRYGEWNFGFPTESQSLLNLPNAKIIKLFIEDEEFSMLTGEIEDYKRVLHMKEGRITRDLIWVSPKGKKIKISISRFVSFNNKNLMEIRYKVTPLNFSGNLKFISAIDANVENHTRKTNPLVDYGPFGKRLANDYIDSIKDELYYEGTTLNSELSIACGAVNKISAENFIRKNFKNYELFGVSYEFYAKENKEIILDKFIAYSTSLDMNCKKLHGFIKTILSDAKKKGYIEAEREQKEYVEEFWRTADVIIEGDDALQQGIRFNLFHLMQSAGRDGKTGMGAKGLSGEGYEGHYFWDTEMYVLPVFVYTKPDLAKKLLDYRYFTLDKARERARVLGHDKGALYPWRTINGEEASTYFPLGTAQYHINADIAYAFKLYVDVNDDFHYLKDKVAEVLCETARVWADVGSFSEYVGNKYCICAVTGPDEYNAIVDNNFYTNLMARENLRDAIWALNKIKEKDQLAYDNLVKKIDLKDEEIEYWKKIIENMYFPYDEKRGVYPLDDGFMKRKHWDDSKIPKEKRHLLYENYHPLFIFRQRMSKQADAILAMYLHSNLFSIEELRKNYDFYQEVTLHHSSLSTCIFGILASQIGYDEEAYKYFSQSARMDLDDYHNNFYAGIHAANMAGTWQGIVNGFAGLRTNKGILELNPTIPKEWNAYSFKIFYKKNLLEIKISKDEIEIRLLEGENLELYVYGEKVYLKNLSEIIKIPAK comes from the coding sequence ATGGAAGATTATAGAGAGCCTATTTATAAAATAGAGCCTTGGAATATAACAGAAGAAGAATTTCTTTTAAAAAATAATTATAGAAATGAAACAACATTTTCATTGGCTAATGGATATATAGGTACTAGAGGCACCTTTGAAGAGGAATATGATTTTGATGTTGAAACAGGATTAGAAGGAAACTTTGTAAATGGCTTTTATGAAAGTGAGCATATAAGATATGGGGAATGGAATTTTGGTTTCCCTACAGAAAGTCAATCACTTTTAAATCTTCCAAATGCTAAAATAATAAAGCTATTTATAGAAGATGAAGAATTCAGTATGCTTACAGGTGAAATAGAAGATTATAAGAGAGTTTTGCATATGAAAGAGGGAAGGATAACTCGAGATCTTATATGGGTATCACCTAAGGGTAAAAAAATAAAAATTAGCATAAGTAGATTTGTTAGTTTTAATAATAAAAATTTAATGGAAATACGTTATAAAGTTACTCCTTTAAACTTTAGTGGAAATTTAAAATTTATCTCTGCTATTGATGCAAATGTAGAAAATCATACAAGAAAAACTAATCCTTTAGTTGATTATGGTCCTTTTGGTAAAAGGCTTGCAAATGATTATATAGATTCCATAAAAGATGAACTTTATTATGAAGGAACAACATTAAATAGTGAACTTTCAATAGCTTGTGGAGCAGTAAATAAAATATCAGCAGAAAACTTTATAAGAAAGAATTTTAAAAATTATGAGCTTTTTGGGGTATCTTATGAATTTTATGCTAAGGAAAATAAAGAAATTATATTAGATAAGTTTATTGCATATAGCACATCTTTAGATATGAATTGTAAAAAGTTACATGGCTTTATAAAAACTATTTTAAGTGATGCCAAGAAAAAAGGATATATAGAAGCTGAGAGAGAGCAAAAGGAATATGTTGAAGAATTTTGGAGAACAGCTGATGTAATTATTGAGGGAGATGATGCACTTCAACAGGGAATAAGATTTAATCTTTTTCACCTTATGCAATCAGCTGGGAGAGATGGTAAAACCGGAATGGGAGCTAAAGGGTTAAGTGGAGAAGGATATGAGGGACATTATTTTTGGGATACAGAAATGTATGTACTTCCTGTATTTGTATATACTAAGCCAGATTTAGCTAAGAAATTACTAGATTATAGGTATTTTACTTTAGATAAAGCTAGAGAGAGAGCAAGGGTATTAGGACATGATAAAGGAGCCTTATATCCATGGAGAACAATTAATGGAGAGGAAGCATCAACATATTTTCCTTTAGGAACGGCTCAATATCATATAAATGCAGACATAGCATATGCCTTTAAGCTTTACGTAGATGTTAATGATGATTTTCACTATTTAAAGGATAAAGTAGCTGAGGTTTTATGTGAAACTGCAAGGGTTTGGGCTGATGTAGGATCATTTTCTGAGTATGTAGGAAATAAATATTGTATTTGTGCTGTAACTGGGCCAGATGAGTACAATGCTATAGTTGATAATAATTTTTACACTAATCTTATGGCCCGTGAAAACCTTAGAGATGCAATATGGGCATTAAATAAGATTAAAGAAAAAGATCAATTAGCTTATGATAATTTGGTTAAAAAGATTGATTTAAAAGATGAAGAAATAGAATATTGGAAAAAAATAATTGAAAATATGTATTTCCCGTATGATGAGAAAAGAGGGGTGTATCCTTTAGATGATGGCTTTATGAAGAGGAAGCATTGGGATGATTCAAAAATACCTAAAGAAAAGAGACATCTTCTTTATGAAAATTATCATCCTCTATTTATATTTAGACAAAGGATGTCAAAGCAAGCTGATGCAATTTTAGCAATGTACCTTCATAGTAATCTTTTTAGTATAGAGGAATTAAGAAAAAACTATGATTTCTATCAAGAAGTAACATTGCATCATTCCTCTTTATCAACTTGTATATTTGGTATTTTAGCTAGTCAAATTGGATATGATGAGGAGGCTTACAAGTATTTTTCACAGTCAGCAAGAATGGACTTAGATGATTATCACAATAACTTTTATGCTGGAATTCATGCTGCAAATATGGCAGGAACCTGGCAAGGCATTGTAAATGGTTTTGCAGGACTTAGAACTAATAAAGGAATTTTAGAATTAAATCCTACAATACCTAAGGAGTGGAATGCATATAGTTTTAAAATTTTCTATAAGAAGAATCTATTAGAAATAAAAATTTCTAAAGATGAAATTGAAATAAGACTATTAGAGGGCGAGAATTTAGAATTATATGTATATGGAGAAAAAGTTTATCTTAAAAATTTAAGTGAAATAATAAAAATACCAGCTAAATAA